A portion of the Drosophila sechellia strain sech25 chromosome 2R, ASM438219v1, whole genome shotgun sequence genome contains these proteins:
- the LOC6608105 gene encoding protein lingerer isoform X7 — MSTQTRSGGGGGGHARNQKKSNASNSGGGGIGHHDGVSHAAAAGKKGGQDASKTDKPEKAQPKATTEQLRIAQITNSTTEDPQINEKVLLLLTMTQRSEEEVCCALNECDYDLEAAANFLIEELPQGAFAKYEKKRKNKAANNTADGAAGDGDWADGNANADRREKSRNRSSNRGGTRGSSDSRGWRGRETRENERNQRESREPWSGQNAGQDRGDDRANDNYRGQRNGGGRSGPGGGGRGGGFVSRSGRGGGRMGGRTGGPRGDRGSGGPGGAYGSGRGGNANEDHHEVELWDNTIAQNAEKQQQAHDDAWGDWNNEEYEGSLKDSKVFTTSNLATQSAANVVSGTGAVTGVPAASGSEISAPPGLEHQLVQQGSHLEESSSSGPAAVTPPATLSGSATTPLLQYSAAVSNPPPQLQSQGTQSGAGTGASAAAGGGAGSTPSSFVSASPDTFSSAASAAATLVHQAQKQQQLQQQTTPIKPSATLSVEQSQYFNSLASQGVSPGSVPVQSAPAGYAQNPVAAYSQTSTSVGVSQYPNTYANVFASGAAAGAGTGEQSQQQPQIRRARVKLPPPSKIPASAVEMPGDNALNNIGYLDVQFGALDFGTDDGFEPLPEKVGSGFSIDGQQQQQQPDDYQSKSQQQQQVTLAAGLQSSQISDALSAAGYTSRSTSQQQQGVSSSVNATIDQLTKSDPYGQTGGSGNAYQNAYQNSGASKTASGFPTTAPGGYSSSTYANVQSSVANSYQQQGYGSYQPSSYQQQAGTGAQSGTGAVSGGGGTATQNIPVGGSSSQNSTSVSTSSGVSSNSGSTGNGGVVSGQTGANQAAVSNNNSVSGSSSVSNVTAGVASGNVAGVGGGVSQSGVSSGVGVAGGSASSVGVNVNNNSSNASSVGATAVAQTATGTTAAVLASLTNKNSSSSNSSGSGGSAATTTGNASGQGAGASTGGVGGASGAGGAGSGGGSGSGLVPTNIQMVSQYIQTGLPYYQQPVYSYEELQMMQQRVPHVQGYYDLNYPPASLGAGRDNLGSVTYSAMNDGRFARTDNNSSPVGNVSSTMSQQAGSSAPMLNVPYAYFYGGNVMPGSFQYGTPAIYPQIPAANTASGQQFPKPSYSAGYGSTSYDTLSQTTQDYSKGGYSSSVNQQSKTQTVSNQSQAGTGSDLTSSMYGKGHVALNKVNSYEKQSFHSGTPPPFNMPNTQTAGGTSAQPYGMYLPMPAAGHHNMIHQPIHQDSNSAGQRQQSTSQSKSAGKQGYSPSYWAGQN, encoded by the exons ATGAGCACACAAACTCGTTCAGGCGGCGGGGGAGGCGGCCATGCCCGCAACCAGAAAAAGTCAAATGCCAGCAACTCCGGCGGAGGAGGAATCGGCCATCACGATGGAGTCTCACATGCTGCGGCCGCTGGCAAGAAGGGAGGCCAGGATGCCAGCAAGACAGACAAGCCAGAGAAGGCCCAGCCTAAGGCTACCACCGAACAGTTGCGCATTGCCCAGATCACCAATAGCACCACAGAGGATCCGCAGATCAACGAGAAGGTTCTCCTCCTTTTGACCATGACCCAACGTTCCGAGGAGGAGGTCTGCTGTGCCCTCAACGAGTGCGATTACGACCTGGAGGCAGCGGCCAACTTCTTGATCGAGGAGCTACCGCAG GGCGCCTTTGCCAAGTACGAGAAAAAGCGGAAGAACAAGGCTGCAAATAACACGGCTGATGGCGCTGCTGGCGATGGCGATTGGGCCGATGGCAATGCCAATGCGGACAGGCGGGAAAAGTCGCGAAACCGCAGCTCAAATCGCGGAGGCACACGTGGCTCCAGTGACAGTCGTGGAT GGCGCGGAAGAGAGACTCGTGAGAACGAGCGCAATCAGCGCGAATCTCGTGAACCTTGGTCCGGGCAAAACGCTGGTCAGGACCGCGGTGACGATCGGGCTAACGACAACTACCGCGGGCAGCGCAACGGCGGCGGACGCAGTGGTCCCGGTGGCGGTGGACGAGGCGGTGGCTTTGTCTCTCGCTCTGGCCGTGGTGGCGGCCGCATGGGCGGACGCACCGGTGGCCCTCGTGGCGATCGCGGCAGCGGAGGCCCTGGTGGTGCTTATGGATCAGGTCGCGGTGGCAACGCAAACGAGGATCACCACGAGGTTGAGCTGTGGGACAACACCATTGCCCAAAATGccgagaagcagcaacaggCTCATGACGATGCCTGGGGCGACTGGAACAACGAGGAGTATGAGGGCTCGCTTAAGGACAGCAAGGTGTTCACCACCAGCAACCTGGCAACGCAATCCGCTGCCAACGTAGTTAGCGGAACTGGCGCTGTTACAGGTGTTCCTGCGGCGTCTGGAAGCGAGATATCGGCGCCACCGGGCCTTGAACATCAGTTGGTGCAGCAGGGATCTCATCTGGAGGAGAGCTCCAGCAGTGGTCCAGCGGCGGTCACACCGCCAGCAACGCTGAGCGGTTCGGCAACCACGCCACTGCTGCAATACAGCGCAGCGGTCAGTAATCCACCGCCTCAGCTGCAATCCCAGGGCACACAGTCAGGAGCGGGTACAGGAGCGAGTGCAGCTGCCGGCGGAGGAGCAGGCAGCACACCGTCATCCTTTGTATCCGCCTCTCCCGACACATTCTCAAGCGCCGCCTCGGCAGCTGCCACGCTGGTGCATCAAGcacaaaagcagcagcaacttcagCAGCAGACGACGCCTATCAAGCCGTCGGCTACTTTGTCGGTCGAGCAATCTCAGTATTTCAACTCGTTGGCCAGCCAGGGCGTCAGCCCAGGTTCTGTACCAGTGCAGTCGGCGCCAGCGGGTTACGCGCAAAACCCCGTGGCCGCCTACTCCCAAACTAGCACTAGCGTGGGTGTGAGCCAGTACCCCAACACCTATGCCAACGTATTCGCTTCTGGAGCGGCAGCTGGAGCTGGCACTGGCGAGCAATCGCAGCAGCAACCGCAGATAAGGAGGGCACGCGTTAAGCTGCCACCACCCTCGAAGATTCCTGCGAGTGCCGTCGAAATGCCCGGAGACAATGCACTGAACAACATTGGCTACCTGGACGTGCAGTTCGGCGCTCTGGACTTCGGCACGGACGATGGCTTCGAGCCATTGCCGGAGAAGGTTGGTTCGGGCTTTAGCATTGatggtcagcagcagcaacagcagccagaTGACTACCAGAGCAAGtcccagcaacagcagcaggtgACGCTAGCGGCGGGTCTGCAGAGTTCCCAGATT AGCGATGCCTTGAGTGCAGCGGGCTATACAAGCCGTTCGAcgtcacagcagcagcagggcgTTAGCTCATCGGTGAATGCCACAATCGATCAGCTGACCAAGAGCGATCCCTACGGACAGACGGGCGGCAGTGGTAACGCCTACCAAAACGCGTACCAGAACAGTGGAGCGAGCAAGACGGCCAGTGGCTTTCCGACGACGGCGCCCGGTGGCTACAGCAGCTCCACATACGCGAATGTGCAAAGCTCGGTGGCCAACAGTTACCAGCAGCAGGGATACGGCTCATACCAGCCCAGTTCCTACCAGCAGCAGGCTGGCACCGGGGCTCAAAGCGGTACAGGTGCGGTAAGCGGCGGCGGAGGAACAGCGACGCAAAACATTCCGGTtggaggcagcagcagccaaaatAGCACGAG TGTCTCGACCAGCAGCGGAgtgagcagcaacagcggaaGCACAGGCAATGGCGGTGTGGTGAGCGGTCAAACAGGTGCTAACCAGGCGGCTGTATCGAATA ATAACAGCGTGAGCGGCAGCAGCTCGGTCAGCAATGTGACGGCAGGCGTTGCGAGTGGCAACGTAGCCGGCGTGGGCGGAGGCGTCAGTCAGAGCGGCGTAAGTAGTGGAGTCGGCGTGGCCGGTGGCAGCGCGTCCAGCGTCGGTGTGAATgtgaacaacaacagcagcaacgcCAGCTCGGTGGGAGCAACGGCCGTTGCCCAGACAGCCACCGGAACCACCGCTGCAGTGCTGGCCTCGCTGACCAAcaagaacagcagcagcagcaatagcagcggcagcggtggcagtGCTGCCACGACGACGGGCAATGCCAGCGGACAAGGTGCGGGAGCGAGCACCGGCGGCGTGGGCGGAGCGTcgggtgctggtggtgctggtagtggtggtggcagcggcagcggcttGGTGCCCACCAACATCCAAATGGTTAGTCAATATATTCAGACTGGATTGCCATACTATCAGCAACCAGTGTATTCCTACGAGGAATTGCAAATGATGCAACAGAGAGTGCCACATGTG CAAGGATATTACGATCTAAACTATCCGCCGGCCAGTTTAGGAGCTGGACGTGACAACCTCGGCTCTGTGACGTATTCTGCAATGAATGACGGACGCTTTGCCCGCACTGACAATAACTCCAGTCCGGTCGGCAAT GTCTCCAGCACAATGTCGCAACAGGCGGGCTCAAGTGCGCCCATGCTAAATGTTCCTTACGCCTACTTCTATGGCGGCAATGTAATGCCCGGTAGTTTTCAATATGGCACGCCCGCCATATATCCC CAAATACCGGCAGCAAACACTGCCTCCGGTCAACAGTTCCCGAAGCCTTCGTACAGCGCGGGCTACGGGTCAACCAGCTATGACACTCTGTCGCAGACCACGCAGGACTACAGCAAGGGCGGCTACTCGTCGAGCGTGAATCAGCAGAGCAAAACTCAGACTGTGTCCAACCAGTCGCAGGCAGGTACTGGATCCGATCTGACCTCTTCTATGTATGGAAAGGGACACGTGGCGCTGAACAAGGTTAAT TCGTACGAGAAGCAGAGTTTCCATTCGGGTACTCCGCCGCCGTTTAATATGCCTAACACTCAGACGGCTGGAGGCACCTCTGCCCAACCGTACGGCATGTACTTGCCGATGCCAGCGGCCGGACACCACAATATGATCCATCAGCCCATCCATCAG GACTCGAACAGTGCCGGGCAGCGTCAGCAATCGACCAGTCAGTCGAAGTCCGCTGGCAAGCAAGGCTACTCGCCCTCGTACTGGGCCGGACAGAACTAG
- the LOC6608105 gene encoding protein lingerer isoform X4 → MSTQTRSGGGGGGHARNQKKSNASNSGGGGIGHHDGVSHAAAAGKKGGQDASKTDKPEKAQPKATTEQLRIAQITNSTTEDPQINEKVLLLLTMTQRSEEEVCCALNECDYDLEAAANFLIEELPQGAFAKYEKKRKNKAANNTADGAAGDGDWADGNANADRREKSRNRSSNRGGTRGSSDSRGWRGRETRENERNQRESREPWSGQNAGQDRGDDRANDNYRGQRNGGGRSGPGGGGRGGGFVSRSGRGGGRMGGRTGGPRGDRGSGGPGGAYGSGRGGNANEDHHEVELWDNTIAQNAEKQQQAHDDAWGDWNNEEYEGSLKDSKVFTTSNLATQSAANVVSGTGAVTGVPAASGSEISAPPGLEHQLVQQGSHLEESSSSGPAAVTPPATLSGSATTPLLQYSAAVSNPPPQLQSQGTQSGAGTGASAAAGGGAGSTPSSFVSASPDTFSSAASAAATLVHQAQKQQQLQQQTTPIKPSATLSVEQSQYFNSLASQGVSPGSVPVQSAPAGYAQNPVAAYSQTSTSVGVSQYPNTYANVFASGAAAGAGTGEQSQQQPQIRRARVKLPPPSKIPASAVEMPGDNALNNIGYLDVQFGALDFGTDDGFEPLPEKVGSGFSIDGQQQQQQPDDYQSKSQQQQQVTLAAGLQSSQISDALSAAGYTSRSTSQQQQGVSSSVNATIDQLTKSDPYGQTGGSGNAYQNAYQNSGASKTASGFPTTAPGGYSSSTYANVQSSVANSYQQQGYGSYQPSSYQQQAGTGAQSGTGAVSGGGGTATQNIPVGGSSSQNSTSGNASSAYLTSGYSTPQSAYQSSQSVYGNTGLSNSSGFSGSASNASSQYANFSASAKLKDATTASSAAHYDSVSTSSGVSSNSGSTGNGGVVSGQTGANQAAVSNNNSVSGSSSVSNVTAGVASGNVAGVGGGVSQSGVSSGVGVAGGSASSVGVNVNNNSSNASSVGATAVAQTATGTTAAVLASLTNKNSSSSNSSGSGGSAATTTGNASGQGAGASTGGVGGASGAGGAGSGGGSGSGLVPTNIQMVSQYIQTGLPYYQQPVYSYEELQMMQQRVPHVQGYYDLNYPPASLGAGRDNLGSVTYSAMNDGRFARTDNNSSPVGNVSSTMSQQAGSSAPMLNVPYAYFYGGNVMPGSFQYGTPAIYPQIPAANTASGQQFPKPSYSAGYGSTSYDTLSQTTQDYSKGGYSSSVNQQSKTQTVSNQSQAGTGSDLTSSMYGKGHVALNKSYEKQSFHSGTPPPFNMPNTQTAGGTSAQPYGMYLPMPAAGHHNMIHQPIHQDSNSAGQRQQSTSQSKSAGKQGYSPSYWAGQN, encoded by the exons ATGAGCACACAAACTCGTTCAGGCGGCGGGGGAGGCGGCCATGCCCGCAACCAGAAAAAGTCAAATGCCAGCAACTCCGGCGGAGGAGGAATCGGCCATCACGATGGAGTCTCACATGCTGCGGCCGCTGGCAAGAAGGGAGGCCAGGATGCCAGCAAGACAGACAAGCCAGAGAAGGCCCAGCCTAAGGCTACCACCGAACAGTTGCGCATTGCCCAGATCACCAATAGCACCACAGAGGATCCGCAGATCAACGAGAAGGTTCTCCTCCTTTTGACCATGACCCAACGTTCCGAGGAGGAGGTCTGCTGTGCCCTCAACGAGTGCGATTACGACCTGGAGGCAGCGGCCAACTTCTTGATCGAGGAGCTACCGCAG GGCGCCTTTGCCAAGTACGAGAAAAAGCGGAAGAACAAGGCTGCAAATAACACGGCTGATGGCGCTGCTGGCGATGGCGATTGGGCCGATGGCAATGCCAATGCGGACAGGCGGGAAAAGTCGCGAAACCGCAGCTCAAATCGCGGAGGCACACGTGGCTCCAGTGACAGTCGTGGAT GGCGCGGAAGAGAGACTCGTGAGAACGAGCGCAATCAGCGCGAATCTCGTGAACCTTGGTCCGGGCAAAACGCTGGTCAGGACCGCGGTGACGATCGGGCTAACGACAACTACCGCGGGCAGCGCAACGGCGGCGGACGCAGTGGTCCCGGTGGCGGTGGACGAGGCGGTGGCTTTGTCTCTCGCTCTGGCCGTGGTGGCGGCCGCATGGGCGGACGCACCGGTGGCCCTCGTGGCGATCGCGGCAGCGGAGGCCCTGGTGGTGCTTATGGATCAGGTCGCGGTGGCAACGCAAACGAGGATCACCACGAGGTTGAGCTGTGGGACAACACCATTGCCCAAAATGccgagaagcagcaacaggCTCATGACGATGCCTGGGGCGACTGGAACAACGAGGAGTATGAGGGCTCGCTTAAGGACAGCAAGGTGTTCACCACCAGCAACCTGGCAACGCAATCCGCTGCCAACGTAGTTAGCGGAACTGGCGCTGTTACAGGTGTTCCTGCGGCGTCTGGAAGCGAGATATCGGCGCCACCGGGCCTTGAACATCAGTTGGTGCAGCAGGGATCTCATCTGGAGGAGAGCTCCAGCAGTGGTCCAGCGGCGGTCACACCGCCAGCAACGCTGAGCGGTTCGGCAACCACGCCACTGCTGCAATACAGCGCAGCGGTCAGTAATCCACCGCCTCAGCTGCAATCCCAGGGCACACAGTCAGGAGCGGGTACAGGAGCGAGTGCAGCTGCCGGCGGAGGAGCAGGCAGCACACCGTCATCCTTTGTATCCGCCTCTCCCGACACATTCTCAAGCGCCGCCTCGGCAGCTGCCACGCTGGTGCATCAAGcacaaaagcagcagcaacttcagCAGCAGACGACGCCTATCAAGCCGTCGGCTACTTTGTCGGTCGAGCAATCTCAGTATTTCAACTCGTTGGCCAGCCAGGGCGTCAGCCCAGGTTCTGTACCAGTGCAGTCGGCGCCAGCGGGTTACGCGCAAAACCCCGTGGCCGCCTACTCCCAAACTAGCACTAGCGTGGGTGTGAGCCAGTACCCCAACACCTATGCCAACGTATTCGCTTCTGGAGCGGCAGCTGGAGCTGGCACTGGCGAGCAATCGCAGCAGCAACCGCAGATAAGGAGGGCACGCGTTAAGCTGCCACCACCCTCGAAGATTCCTGCGAGTGCCGTCGAAATGCCCGGAGACAATGCACTGAACAACATTGGCTACCTGGACGTGCAGTTCGGCGCTCTGGACTTCGGCACGGACGATGGCTTCGAGCCATTGCCGGAGAAGGTTGGTTCGGGCTTTAGCATTGatggtcagcagcagcaacagcagccagaTGACTACCAGAGCAAGtcccagcaacagcagcaggtgACGCTAGCGGCGGGTCTGCAGAGTTCCCAGATT AGCGATGCCTTGAGTGCAGCGGGCTATACAAGCCGTTCGAcgtcacagcagcagcagggcgTTAGCTCATCGGTGAATGCCACAATCGATCAGCTGACCAAGAGCGATCCCTACGGACAGACGGGCGGCAGTGGTAACGCCTACCAAAACGCGTACCAGAACAGTGGAGCGAGCAAGACGGCCAGTGGCTTTCCGACGACGGCGCCCGGTGGCTACAGCAGCTCCACATACGCGAATGTGCAAAGCTCGGTGGCCAACAGTTACCAGCAGCAGGGATACGGCTCATACCAGCCCAGTTCCTACCAGCAGCAGGCTGGCACCGGGGCTCAAAGCGGTACAGGTGCGGTAAGCGGCGGCGGAGGAACAGCGACGCAAAACATTCCGGTtggaggcagcagcagccaaaatAGCACGAG CGGCAATGCGAGCTCTGCCTACCTCACATCCGGATATTCGACACCACAAAGTGCTTACCAGTCAAGCCAGAGTGTTTATGGCAATACTGGATTGTCCAACAGCAGCGG GTTCTCTGGCAGTGCGAGCAACGCGTCCTCGCAGTACGCCAATTTCAGTGCCAGCGCCAAGCTAAAGGATGCGACCACGGCCAGTAGTGCCGCTCATTACGACAG TGTCTCGACCAGCAGCGGAgtgagcagcaacagcggaaGCACAGGCAATGGCGGTGTGGTGAGCGGTCAAACAGGTGCTAACCAGGCGGCTGTATCGAATA ATAACAGCGTGAGCGGCAGCAGCTCGGTCAGCAATGTGACGGCAGGCGTTGCGAGTGGCAACGTAGCCGGCGTGGGCGGAGGCGTCAGTCAGAGCGGCGTAAGTAGTGGAGTCGGCGTGGCCGGTGGCAGCGCGTCCAGCGTCGGTGTGAATgtgaacaacaacagcagcaacgcCAGCTCGGTGGGAGCAACGGCCGTTGCCCAGACAGCCACCGGAACCACCGCTGCAGTGCTGGCCTCGCTGACCAAcaagaacagcagcagcagcaatagcagcggcagcggtggcagtGCTGCCACGACGACGGGCAATGCCAGCGGACAAGGTGCGGGAGCGAGCACCGGCGGCGTGGGCGGAGCGTcgggtgctggtggtgctggtagtggtggtggcagcggcagcggcttGGTGCCCACCAACATCCAAATGGTTAGTCAATATATTCAGACTGGATTGCCATACTATCAGCAACCAGTGTATTCCTACGAGGAATTGCAAATGATGCAACAGAGAGTGCCACATGTG CAAGGATATTACGATCTAAACTATCCGCCGGCCAGTTTAGGAGCTGGACGTGACAACCTCGGCTCTGTGACGTATTCTGCAATGAATGACGGACGCTTTGCCCGCACTGACAATAACTCCAGTCCGGTCGGCAAT GTCTCCAGCACAATGTCGCAACAGGCGGGCTCAAGTGCGCCCATGCTAAATGTTCCTTACGCCTACTTCTATGGCGGCAATGTAATGCCCGGTAGTTTTCAATATGGCACGCCCGCCATATATCCC CAAATACCGGCAGCAAACACTGCCTCCGGTCAACAGTTCCCGAAGCCTTCGTACAGCGCGGGCTACGGGTCAACCAGCTATGACACTCTGTCGCAGACCACGCAGGACTACAGCAAGGGCGGCTACTCGTCGAGCGTGAATCAGCAGAGCAAAACTCAGACTGTGTCCAACCAGTCGCAGGCAGGTACTGGATCCGATCTGACCTCTTCTATGTATGGAAAGGGACACGTGGCGCTGAACAAG TCGTACGAGAAGCAGAGTTTCCATTCGGGTACTCCGCCGCCGTTTAATATGCCTAACACTCAGACGGCTGGAGGCACCTCTGCCCAACCGTACGGCATGTACTTGCCGATGCCAGCGGCCGGACACCACAATATGATCCATCAGCCCATCCATCAG GACTCGAACAGTGCCGGGCAGCGTCAGCAATCGACCAGTCAGTCGAAGTCCGCTGGCAAGCAAGGCTACTCGCCCTCGTACTGGGCCGGACAGAACTAG